One stretch of Candidatus Krumholzibacteriia bacterium DNA includes these proteins:
- a CDS encoding tetratricopeptide repeat protein: protein MSRKPMPKPPLLPVAITCALALLTAAGCRDTAIDQYNLGIEAMERGDTTQAVGHFEASVRERPSDNDAQINLGVALLAAGQPEAALEHLQIAAQADPADVVVHLNMAEAYKTLGRYQAAKTEYEYALKRDPQMVEALAGYGQLLLDAGQYQAASDALLKAITLRPSYAPSQFHMAWLYMDNGRYLDASHYFIRGLRSDPDSRYGRLGLAESYLARDMPDDALNEFQKVYAADTTVVAAMIGIGDCQVRRGNWVQAESMLRHALEYQPENARIHKCLGDAFAGQGRNVEAVGHYRMATQLDDEYAAAWLGLGTALEAAGDLDQAQSALENALLHAPRDPEVLYRLGLVQAQKNDPNLARSYYEMALDVVGSDRALNARIRAALDDIRKPAGE from the coding sequence ATGTCCCGCAAACCCATGCCCAAGCCACCACTGCTACCCGTTGCAATCACCTGTGCGCTCGCGTTGCTGACCGCCGCCGGCTGCCGCGACACCGCCATCGATCAGTACAACCTCGGCATCGAAGCCATGGAGCGGGGCGACACCACCCAGGCGGTCGGCCACTTCGAAGCGTCGGTGCGCGAGCGTCCCAGCGACAACGACGCGCAGATCAATCTGGGGGTGGCGCTGCTGGCCGCGGGGCAGCCCGAGGCCGCGCTCGAGCACCTGCAGATCGCCGCCCAGGCCGACCCGGCGGACGTGGTCGTGCATCTCAACATGGCCGAGGCCTACAAGACCCTGGGGCGCTACCAGGCGGCCAAGACGGAATACGAGTACGCGCTCAAGCGCGACCCGCAGATGGTGGAGGCACTCGCCGGCTACGGCCAGTTGCTGCTGGACGCGGGACAGTACCAGGCCGCGTCCGACGCGCTGCTCAAGGCCATCACGCTGCGGCCCAGCTACGCGCCCTCGCAGTTTCACATGGCGTGGTTGTACATGGACAACGGCCGCTACCTCGACGCCAGCCACTACTTCATCCGCGGGCTGCGCAGCGATCCCGACTCCCGCTACGGCCGGCTCGGCCTGGCGGAATCCTACCTGGCGCGGGACATGCCCGACGACGCGCTGAACGAGTTCCAGAAGGTTTACGCGGCGGACACGACCGTGGTCGCGGCCATGATCGGCATCGGGGACTGCCAGGTCCGAAGGGGAAACTGGGTGCAGGCGGAGTCCATGCTGCGGCACGCGCTGGAGTATCAGCCGGAGAACGCCCGCATCCACAAGTGCCTCGGCGACGCCTTCGCCGGCCAGGGACGAAACGTCGAGGCGGTGGGACACTACCGCATGGCGACCCAGCTCGACGACGAGTACGCCGCCGCGTGGCTGGGGCTGGGCACCGCGCTGGAGGCGGCGGGCGATCTTGACCAGGCGCAGTCCGCGCTCGAGAACGCGCTGCTGCACGCGCCGCGCGATCCCGAAGTGCTGTACCGCCTGGGACTGGTTCAGGCCCAGAAGAACGACCCAAACCTGGCCCGGTCCTACTACGAAATGGCGCTCGACGTGGTGGGAAGCGATCGTGCGCTCAACGCGCGTATCCGTGCCGCCCTCGATGACATCAGGAAGCCCGCCGGCGAGTAG
- a CDS encoding slipin family protein, translating to MLIASAVRVLREYERGVVFRLGRLMGARGPGIVLLIPVVDKMVKVSLRVVTMDVAPQDIITKDNVSVKVNAVVYFRVMDPNSAINEVEDYLYATTQLAQTTLRSVVGQFELDQLLSEREVINVQLQKIIDEQTDAWGVKVSLVEVKHVDLPAEMQRAIARQAEAERERRSKIIHAEGEFQASVKLRDAAEIISQNSTTIQLRFLQTLTEVATEKNSTIVFPVPIDLFEPFLRKSAKERGGPLS from the coding sequence ATGCTCATCGCCAGCGCGGTGCGCGTGCTGCGCGAGTACGAGCGCGGCGTGGTGTTCCGCCTCGGGCGCCTGATGGGGGCGCGCGGGCCGGGCATCGTTCTGCTCATTCCGGTCGTCGACAAGATGGTAAAGGTGAGCCTTCGCGTCGTCACCATGGACGTGGCGCCACAGGACATCATCACCAAGGACAACGTGTCGGTGAAGGTGAACGCGGTGGTCTACTTCCGGGTGATGGACCCGAACAGCGCCATCAACGAGGTCGAGGACTACCTCTACGCCACCACCCAGCTCGCCCAGACGACGCTGCGCTCGGTGGTGGGTCAGTTCGAACTCGACCAGCTCCTGTCCGAGCGCGAGGTCATCAACGTACAGCTGCAGAAGATCATCGACGAGCAGACCGACGCGTGGGGTGTTAAGGTTTCTCTGGTGGAGGTCAAGCACGTCGACCTCCCGGCCGAGATGCAGCGCGCCATCGCCCGCCAGGCCGAGGCGGAACGCGAGCGCCGCTCCAAGATCATCCACGCGGAGGGCGAGTTCCAGGCGTCGGTCAAGCTGCGCGACGCCGCCGAGATCATTTCCCAGAACTCGACCACCATTCAGCTCCGCTTCCTGCAGACGCTCACCGAGGTGGCCACGGAGAAGAACTCGACCATCGTCTTCCCCGTCCCCATCGACCTGTTCGAGCCGTTTCTGCGCAAGTCCGCCAAAGAGCGCGGCGGCCCCCTATCCTGA
- a CDS encoding nodulation protein NfeD translates to MPAVTHTPIGSRLFGVLMLALLASSALAQSPADRAPVVAADIDGPIGPATTEYVQRVIGDASDRGAACLVIRMDTPGGLSAAMRDIIQAILASPVPVVVYVHPGGAHAASAGAVIALAAHISAMTPGTNIGAAHPVALGGGGADTSGVMTEKITNDAAAYARSLATRRGRNVEWAERVVRESISSTAEEAVEEGVVDLVAGDMRQLLEAIDGRTVEVREGEVTLHTAGATVVELPPSFRERFLSRISDPNIAYVLMLIGVFGLFFELQNPGAVLPGVAGAVAIIMAAFGLQMLPVNWTGIALILLGIVLFVLEVKITSHGALTIGGIAAMFVGSIMLIDSPLPFMRVSLAVIIPSVLFTALFFLFAVGMGIRAQRRKVTTGNEGLLGAVGTARSDVHEGGSVFVHGEYWNARSEQPIPAGTRIVVEHVDGMTVTVRPADR, encoded by the coding sequence ATGCCAGCCGTGACACACACACCCATTGGATCCCGACTCTTCGGCGTGCTCATGCTCGCCCTGCTCGCCTCGAGCGCCCTCGCGCAGTCCCCGGCGGACCGCGCGCCGGTCGTCGCGGCGGATATCGACGGACCCATCGGCCCCGCCACCACCGAGTACGTGCAGCGCGTCATCGGCGACGCTTCGGATCGCGGCGCCGCCTGCCTGGTGATCCGCATGGATACGCCCGGGGGCCTGTCCGCCGCCATGCGCGACATCATCCAGGCCATTCTCGCAAGCCCCGTGCCCGTCGTGGTCTACGTCCATCCGGGCGGGGCCCACGCCGCCAGCGCCGGCGCTGTAATCGCGCTCGCCGCGCACATTTCCGCCATGACACCCGGGACCAACATCGGCGCCGCGCACCCGGTGGCCCTCGGTGGCGGCGGCGCCGACACCAGCGGGGTCATGACCGAAAAGATAACCAACGATGCCGCCGCCTATGCGCGCAGCCTGGCCACCCGGCGCGGCCGCAACGTGGAGTGGGCCGAGCGCGTGGTTCGCGAGAGCATCTCATCGACGGCCGAGGAAGCCGTCGAGGAAGGCGTCGTCGACCTGGTTGCGGGCGACATGCGTCAGTTGCTGGAAGCGATCGACGGTCGCACGGTCGAGGTTCGAGAGGGAGAGGTGACCCTGCACACGGCGGGTGCGACGGTGGTGGAACTGCCGCCCTCGTTCCGTGAGCGCTTCCTCTCGCGCATATCCGACCCCAACATCGCGTACGTCCTGATGCTGATCGGGGTTTTTGGGCTGTTCTTCGAACTGCAGAATCCCGGCGCGGTGCTGCCCGGTGTGGCCGGTGCCGTTGCCATCATCATGGCCGCGTTCGGGTTGCAAATGCTCCCGGTCAACTGGACCGGCATCGCGCTTATCCTGCTGGGCATCGTGCTCTTCGTCCTCGAGGTGAAGATCACGTCGCACGGCGCGCTCACCATTGGAGGCATCGCCGCCATGTTCGTGGGATCCATCATGCTCATAGATTCCCCGCTTCCGTTCATGCGGGTATCGCTGGCCGTGATCATACCGTCGGTGCTGTTCACCGCGCTGTTCTTCCTGTTTGCCGTGGGGATGGGCATCCGGGCCCAACGCCGCAAGGTCACCACCGGCAACGAAGGTCTGCTGGGCGCGGTGGGCACGGCGCGCAGCGACGTGCACGAGGGCGGGTCCGTGTTCGTGCATGGGGAGTACTGGAACGCGCGCAGCGAGCAGCCCATCCCCGCGGGGACCCGGATCGTGGTTGAGCACGTGGACGGAATGACCGTGACCGTGCGCCCTGCTGATCGTTAA
- a CDS encoding HNH endonuclease, translating to MIGWRRAVKLIVLDKAEVVVASEREIHSVTRRMAVPSVVRLTTFVRFHRREAKFSRRNIYTRDGFVCQYCGDRPPVSELTCDHVVPRSRGGRTEWSNIVTCCIPCNRRKGGRTPAEAGLHLVKKPAQPTWLWGVQHRFANRRPPKAWHAYLYIARDREVVS from the coding sequence GTGATCGGCTGGCGCCGGGCTGTAAAGCTCATCGTCCTGGACAAGGCCGAGGTCGTGGTGGCTTCGGAGCGAGAAATCCACAGCGTCACCCGGCGGATGGCGGTGCCGTCCGTGGTGCGCCTTACGACCTTCGTGCGCTTTCACCGGCGCGAAGCCAAGTTCTCCCGACGCAACATCTACACGCGCGACGGTTTCGTCTGCCAGTACTGCGGCGACCGTCCGCCGGTGAGCGAACTCACCTGTGACCACGTGGTGCCCCGTTCCCGCGGCGGACGCACTGAGTGGTCCAATATCGTCACCTGCTGTATCCCCTGCAACCGGCGCAAGGGCGGGCGAACGCCCGCCGAGGCAGGCTTGCACCTGGTGAAGAAGCCGGCGCAGCCCACCTGGCTGTGGGGCGTGCAGCACCGCTTCGCCAATCGCCGCCCGCCCAAGGCGTGGCACGCGTACCTCTACATCGCGCGGGATCGGGAAGTCGTATCGTGA